In Bradyrhizobium sp. CCBAU 051011, the following are encoded in one genomic region:
- a CDS encoding lytic transglycosylase domain-containing protein, translating into MRYVFAAVIAVFVIAVDLESSGNGSIWAEPSFVVAEAQSEPAAGTNSQPGTATASAESSQQLDATNVVSAPDEKTTAADANAHAAASINEEPSSADVICEAVRTAAEDNDIPIGFFVRLLWQESRFKATEVSSAGARGIAQFMPQTAVEMGLKNPFDPLQAIPASAKFLRKLHNQFGNLGLAAAAYNAGGGRIEKWLSRRGGLPKETRAYVKIITGHKAEAWIDEESTVHMPTDLPHKAPCEGVGGLSRQDQVATVNVDLTPAASAMVRKAEAGEVEEKKYAAVRKLRVAASSVARRVRAAASKAKARVVLLAARKSGKKSAVRLASESSGRKSSRAAREL; encoded by the coding sequence ATGCGATATGTTTTCGCCGCCGTGATTGCTGTGTTTGTGATCGCGGTGGATCTTGAAAGTTCCGGCAATGGATCAATATGGGCCGAACCATCTTTCGTCGTTGCCGAAGCGCAATCGGAACCCGCTGCGGGAACAAATTCTCAGCCGGGAACTGCGACCGCATCGGCGGAGTCTTCGCAACAACTGGACGCGACGAACGTCGTTTCTGCGCCAGACGAGAAGACAACGGCAGCCGATGCCAATGCTCATGCAGCCGCCTCGATCAACGAGGAGCCCTCATCAGCGGATGTGATCTGCGAAGCGGTGAGGACGGCCGCCGAGGACAACGATATTCCGATCGGATTCTTCGTGCGCCTGCTCTGGCAGGAAAGCAGGTTTAAAGCGACGGAAGTCAGTTCCGCAGGCGCGCGAGGCATCGCGCAGTTCATGCCGCAGACGGCAGTCGAGATGGGCTTGAAAAACCCGTTCGATCCGCTGCAGGCGATCCCGGCCTCGGCAAAATTCCTTCGCAAGCTGCATAATCAGTTCGGCAATCTCGGGCTTGCGGCGGCTGCGTATAATGCAGGCGGCGGCCGGATCGAGAAGTGGCTGTCGCGACGCGGTGGCTTGCCGAAGGAGACGCGCGCTTACGTCAAGATCATCACGGGTCACAAGGCCGAGGCCTGGATCGACGAGGAAAGCACCGTCCACATGCCGACCGATCTGCCGCACAAGGCGCCATGCGAGGGCGTCGGCGGCTTGTCGCGGCAAGACCAGGTCGCCACTGTCAATGTCGACCTGACGCCTGCGGCCAGCGCGATGGTGCGCAAGGCGGAAGCCGGCGAGGTCGAGGAGAAGAAGTACGCGGCCGTCAGGAAGCTGCGCGTTGCGGCGAGTTCGGTAGCCCGACGCGTCCGTGCGGCGGCGAGCAAGGCCAAGGCACGCGTTGTGCTGCTGGCAGCGCGGAAATCAGGGAAGAAATCCGCCGTGCGCCTCGCATCGGAATCTTCCGGCCGAAAATCATCGAGGGCGGCGCGGGAGTTGTAA